One window of Branchiostoma lanceolatum isolate klBraLanc5 chromosome 6, klBraLanc5.hap2, whole genome shotgun sequence genomic DNA carries:
- the LOC136437309 gene encoding proteasome maturation protein-like, whose amino-acid sequence MCETSKMDLNVTTPASSLEVPLHQTGQYGVKETMKSTEGLSGVKSTLVAAHPLEASEALVRKNQDQVDFTMLRNVQGMHAPLRLQMERHIAGKVQRLPCLHSSNVALDTLRGQDEHIDFNHVLNDPTAPEVMGDPHIMMERRAGILQ is encoded by the exons ATGTGCGAGACATCCAAGATG GACCTGAATGTAACCACACCAGCCTCCTCCCTGGAAGTGCCCCTGCACCAGACTGGGCAGTATGGGGTGAAGGAGACCATGAAGTCAACAGAGGG GCTGTCTGGAGTGAAGAGTACTCTTGTTGCTGCTCATCCCCTGGAAGCATCTGAAGCATTG GTCCGTAAGAACCAGGACCAGGTGGACTTCACCATGCTGCGCAACGTCCAGGGCATGCACGCCCCCTTGCGACTACAGATGGAAAGGCACATTGCTGGCAAG GTCCAGCGGTTACCGtgcctgcacagctccaacgtGGCACTCGACACCCTACGGGGCCAGGACGAACACATTGACTTCAACCATGTTCTGAACG ACCCTACAGCTCCAGAAGTAATGGGTGATCCCCACATCATGATGGAGAGAAGGGCCGGCATCCTCCAGTAG
- the LOC136437305 gene encoding cytoglobin-2-like — translation MGSLVEKSENGTPDDVTRLTATQIRYIRESWQVVLSNKRANGFAIFRILFTDYPFTRKLFRSMDKVDMDVPEQFEKNIALRAHITRFLHSFDTYMACLDEPEDLQQLLYDTGKSHLRHSVKPEYFDALGNVLMKGLAAVVGKEFTEEVQGAWATAWGFFVTHLKQGLDDAIRHKAETNGTAGGTDL, via the exons ATGGGTAGTCTGGTGGAAAAATCAGAGAACGGCACacctgatgacgtcacgagGCTGACAGCCACTCAGATCCGTTACATCCGGGAAAGTTGGCAGGTCGTCCTGAGCAACAAGAGGGCCAACGGGTTCGCCATCTTCAGAAT ACTGTTCACAGACTACCCGTTCACGAGGAAACTGTTCCGGAGTATGGACAAGGTGGACATGGACGTGCCGGAGCAGTTCGAGAAGAACATCGCCCTCCGCGCGCACATTACCCGCTTCCTGCACAGCTTCGACACCTACATGGCGTGTCTGGACGAGCCGGAGGACCTGCAGCAGCTGCTGTACGACACCGGGAAGAGCCACCTCAGACACAGCGTCAAGCCAGAGTACTTCGAC GCCCTTGGCAATGTTCTGATGAAGGGGTTGGCAGCAGTGGTGGGGAAAGAGTTCACGGAGGAGGTACAGGGGGCCTGGGCAACTGCATGGGGCTTCTTCGTCACCCATTTGAAACAGGGTCTAGACGACGCGATACGCCACAAAGCGGAAACAAATGGAACTGCAGGAG GGACAGACCTGTAG